DNA from Alnus glutinosa chromosome 2, dhAlnGlut1.1, whole genome shotgun sequence:
tgggaacatgagcacaagCCACAGTACTTGGCCTGTTATGTTGGTTCCATACAACCtacctccttggatgtgcatgaaacaacagTATTTCATATTATCTATGATTATTTCAGGCCCAACTGCACTAGGAATGAATATAGATGTCTACCTACAACCTTTAATATCTGAGTTACAGGAgttgtggaatgtaggggtacggaCATATGACATATCCAAGAAGAAGTCATTTGTTATGCGGACAgcattgatgtggacaataaatgacttcccagcgtatgcagatttatctggatGGAGTACTATGGGTCCAatggcatgtccttgttgtatgcATTCAACGAGGTCAACATGGTTGACATACGGGCataaatattgttatatggGGCATAGACGATGGTTGTCTGCCGATCATAAGTGGCGACATATGGCAAGAACCTTTGACGGTAAACAAGAGCTGGGTGTTGCGCCTGTTATTCCAGATGGTGGTGAAATCCTACGACAATTACAGGGATTTGATGTTCATGAAGACATAAGAAGAGACAAACGACAAAAAACTGTGCAGCAAGGTCATGGGGCAAATGAGACCGTggtatggaaaaagaaaagtatttttttcacaTTGCCCTATTGGAAGGATAATTTGTTACGACATAACCTTGATGTGATGCACATCGAAAAAAATGTGATGGATAATATCATTGGGACCCTACTGGACAtgaaagtaaaaacaaaagacaaccacGCAGCACGTTTGGACTTACGTAAAATGGGTTTGAGAAAAACACTTCATCCATTCACAAACGAGAGAGGCAAAACATATATACCAGCGGCGTGCTACACGATGTCTAAGGAGGAAacaattaatttcttaaaagtGATCAAAGATGTTAGAGTACCCGATGGATATGCCTCCAATTTGTCCCGTTGCGTGAACCTTAAAGCCCGTACCATTGTTGGTATGAAGAGTCATGACAACTATATACTCATGCAACAACTGCTGCCAATAGCTTTGCGTGGCTCCTTGGAAAAGAAGGTTGTGAAACCTTTGATAGAGTTGTCTGCATTTTTTAGGGGTATATGTTCAAAAACATTGACGGAAGAAGATCTAGCTCGACATGAAGCTGAAATCCCTATCATATtgtgcaagcttgaacaaatattTCCTCCGGGCTTCTTTACAATTATGGTTCATGTTGTCATACATTTGGTTCGTGAATGTCGACTTGGTGGACCAGTACACTGTCGGTGGATGTATCCAGTTGAGAGGTAATTATGTATTCTAAGTATATAtaaggtttggttttttttttttcctttattgtcTCAACGAGGTAATACAAGAGATACTTATGTTTTCTCTATGTAGGTCCCTTGGACGATACAAATCCCCAGTGCGCAACAGAGCTACACCTGAGGGTTCTATAGCGGAAGGTTACTTAGCGGATGAAATGATCACATTCTGTTCACGGTACTTAGAGAACGCACTCACAGTCCACAATAGGCCTCAGAGAAACCCTGATGAGGCTAGGGGAGCGGTAACACGAGTAACTCTTGACCAACGCACATTGACGCAGATCCAtcgatatatcatttttaactAGGACGAGTTCCTTCAATTACGCACGTGAGTTATACTTATTAATACATCTTACTTTGGCTCAAACATACAACTGTTTATTCTAAATGTGGACTGCCAACATATAGGACGCATTTGGATGAGTTGAGGCACGACTCCAATAGAAGCCGACTATTGGACAGAGAATTGCACCGACAACATAGGGACACTTTTTGTGTTTGGTACCGTAATTACGTAAGAATTTCATATGGTTTTTCTATGAGCGACATTTTATTGTATATGTAATTTTCTACATCTCAACAACTATGAGCAATTTTATCTCAAATCGCAGGTTAACCAAATGGACCAGACACGTAGAACTGAGTTAGGGGATAAGCTTGTATGGCATTCTAAAGGGCCAATTGAAACGGCCTTCGAATATAACCGATATGTAGTTAACGGCAAGCTGTTTCGCACTATGGCCCAAGATGaaggaaaaacaacccaaaacagtGGCGTGTGTGTGCCTACAGTTGATGGCGATACCTATTATGGGAAGCTAACTCGAATAATAGAGGTAGAATACTATGACACGACTAGGTATGTGCTATTTAAGTGTGATTGGGCGGACATTAGAAAGGATAGAGGATGGTCGGAGGATGAGTATGGTATGACACTTGTGAATTTCAAAAACCTAATACATACGGGAGATAACATTTTGGATGATCCATATGTATTATCTTCACAAGTATCCCAAGTATACTATGTCCATGACGACAGGAACCCAGACTGGTGTTGCGTAGTAAGGACTAAACCGAGGAACGTGTATGATGTTGGTGAGGGAGAAGTgaacaatgatgaagatctCAACTACCATGAGAGTGAGCCATTGAACTTGAACATTAATCAGGATCCAAATGAAGCTGATTACGGTGAAGACATTCATTATGCCCGTAGCAATATACCTGCGATTGAAGTAGTACAACCACAATAACTTAGCATGCATGTATGactttgttttttcaataatCTTAAACTGATATCAAATGTGCATTAAACATGTTGAGTGATTTCTATATTTACATTTGATCTgacactttatatatatttgtgtattttgtagacTAATATGGCAGACAAGCCACCTCCAAAGAAGAAAGTTTTTTCTCGGATCCCAATACGACTCTTTTCAGAGTCTACACCTGAGATAGAGACATCTCAACATCTGGCTGAGATAGAACACGATGACCGCCCATCTTTTCCAAGTGCAATCATGGTTGAGGAGCCTTTACAGGACAACATACGTACGCCATCGAATATGGCTGATGGGTTTGCAGAGCCTTTTGATGATATTGATTCTACTATATTGGCACAAGAGACTGAGCGGGAACAAGCTCAGTCTCAAGAGTCTGAGAGGGAACAAGCTCCCACACAAGAGTCTGAGAGGGAACAAGCTCCCAATATTGGCGTACAATTGGATAGTCGACAAGTCCGTACGATAGGTATGTATGTTacacttgatatatatatagtctaggctctaaatattttacttgattatttaacttatatacacatataatttatttatttatttttttcatgtttttgatTTAAATACAGATACGGATAAcaatttccacatcagagatGTTGGCTCTCCAACCACCCTTTGGACAATACCCGTAGGCGAGAAGGTGGTCATCGATTTTAATGCGACGTGGTAGCCAGTTGGCACGAGTGGCATGAAATTTAGCCGGTTAGGAGCAAAATATGTTCGGAGTGGGAAGTTTGTTGGGCTAGGTGCCCAAAACTGGAGGAAGATACCGCCTCAGGCTAAAGAGGACTTGTGGGCCGCCCTAATGGTATGTAAAACAAGTTATTTGCAAATTTATTGCGatgaatatatattacatgTAAATagtatataaatgttttttttttttttttaaaactaatttgTAGCAAAAATTTTACATCATGCCTGATGCACCAATGAATGAGATCAAACGGATAGCAATGATAGACTTCGGGCATAAacgaaaaaatttcaagtataGGGTGAAGAAGGCTATAAATATACAAGCCAATGATACTCGCGAGACAATTATTGAGTCGACACCCAACATCACAGAGTTCGATGCTGAGGACATGGAGATAGCCATCGACACATGGTTGACTTCGGAAGATAAGgtaattatatcaataaatgttattatttttaaagtacatATCTTTAAACTTTTAACATTGCATGATACTTATTTGTTTATAACAATTGCGTAGGCAAGAGCTgagagaaataaacaaatatcgAAAAGTGTCAATAAGATATATCACACATCTGGCTCGAAGAGTTACGCCAGAGTCGCGAAAGAGCTGGTACAATGATTTCATTcttaataacatatatatatatatatatatatttatttatttatttatttattttttaacaataatcaTGTTACTAGTTGATGATCATTTTGTTTAgtagatatttatttttggtgctAAATATAGATGTTCTTATTGAATTCACATCGCACATTCGACTCTTATTTGATAACTGTATATTTGTTTTCGTAGGAGATATTAAAGCAAAAGCCACCCACCCGAGCTGAAGTTTTTGTGGCAACTCACACAAAAAGGGATGGGACGCCCAGCACGCAAGCAGCTGGAGAGACGATTGTAAGTGCTTAACTTTGTCTTTATTTGTGTGTTGTtgaatatatcatataataaagTAGTATAAGTATTTATTCCAAAGCAAATAAATGtctaataattaacacatttaatatatatatgtcaggaAAAGTTGAAGGAGCTGATGACAGATGACACTGCAAGAGCGAACCCTGTATCTCCACAGGGTTCAATACTATGGGTAGAAGATGATGCTCTTGCAAGGGCAATGGGAAGGGTAGAGTATTCGGGTTGTGTTCGTGGAATGGGGGTTGGCCCATTACCAGTTAGA
Protein-coding regions in this window:
- the LOC133860556 gene encoding uncharacterized protein LOC133860556, producing the protein MDKSWMTKWRGSREYMEGAEAFVKYAVTNSKNKNSIVCPCKKCGLNRSLRPEEVYDHLTGGRGIMPNYTEWIWHGEKIRAPVPNKVRVVESPKPAPTANIVPILDESRTMQSMLQDVFGIHSTRADDDECQVEVEADYVPEAVDEEIDESAKKFYNLVQDADKPLHDKTRYSKLSAIVHLYNLKCVGGLSNTIFTLLLEFINEIVPTDEPAFPKSMYETKKYLRDLGLGYEKIPACRNHCMLFWKENEKLDTCTVCGASKWKDEITEEDGSSRTLKRRPVKVLRWFSLASRLQRLYMSQHTASHMRWHADGRTKDGVLRHPADGEAWRTFDTLHPNFASDPRNVRLGLASDGFNPFGNMSTSHSTWPVMLVPYNLPPWMCMKQQYFILSMIISGPTALGMNIDVYLQPLISELQELWNVGVRTYDISKKKSFVMRTALIRWLSADHKWRHMARTFDGKQELGVAPVIPDGGEILRQLQGFDVHEDIRRDKRQKTVQQGHGANETVVWKKKSIFFTLPYWKDNLLRHNLDVMHIEKNVMDNIIGTLLDMKVKTKDNHAARLDLRKMGLRKTLHPFTNERGKTYIPAACYTMSKEETINFLKVIKDVRVPDGYASNLSRCVNLKARTIVGMKSHDNYILMQQLLPIALRGSLEKKVVKPLIELSAFFRGICSKTLTEEDLARHEAEIPIILCKLEQIFPPGFFTIMVHVVIHLVRECRLGGPVHCRWMYPVERSLGRYKSPVRNRATPEGSIAEGYLADEMITFCSRYLENALTVHNRPQRNPDEARGAVNQMDQTRRTELGDKLVWHSKGPIETAFEYNRYVVNGKLFRTMAQDEGKTTQNSGVCVPTVDGDTYYGKLTRIIEVEYYDTTRYVLFKCDWADIRKDRGWSEDEYGMTLVNFKNLIHTGDNILDDPYVLSSQVSQVYYVHDDRNPDWCCVVRTKPRNVYDVGEGEVNNDEDLNYHESEPLNLNINQDPNEADYGEDIHYARSNIPAIEVVQPQ